The DNA sequence CTCCGCCTGGCTGCCGAGCAGCGCGAGCCGCTGGGTGGCGAGGGTGTAGAGGCCGCGGAGGCGGTCCTGGGCCTGCTCCAGCGCGAACGCGGTGCTGCGGGCGACGTCGACGGCGTCGCCGATCTGCGCTTGCTCCAGCCGGGTGCGGCGCAGCTGCTTCTGCTCCAGCTGCTCCTGGAGGACGATCTGCTCGCTGTGCCGCTCGGCCTCCGTGCGGGTGTGGTCGTCCAGCGACCGGCGCAGCCCGACGACGTCGTCGGCCAGCAGGCGGGCGCGGGCGTCGCGGACGATCGCGGCGATGGACTGCGCCTCGCGGGCGATCTCGGCCTGGTGGCCGAGCGGCTTCAACTGTCGGCGGACCTCCCCGGCGAGGTCGCTCAGCCGGGTCAGGTTGGTCTGCATGGCCTCCAGCTTGCGGAGGGTCTTCTCCTTGCGGCGGCGGTGCTTGAGGATGCCGGCGGCCTCCTCGATGAAGCCGCGGCGCTCCTCCGGGGTGGCGCGCAGCACGGCGTCGAGCTGGCCCTGGCCGACGATGACGTGCATCTCGCGGCCGAGGCCGGAGTCACTCAGCAGCTCCTGCACATCGAGCAGCCGGCAGGACTGGCCGTTGATCGCGTACTCGCTGCCGCCGTTGCGGAACAGGGTGCGCGAGATGGTGACCTCGGTGTAGTCGATCGGGAGGGCGCCGTCGGTGTTGTCGATCGTGAGCTGGACCTCGGCGCGGCCGAGCGGACCGCGGGTGGAGGTGCCGGCGAAGATGACGTCCTCCATCTTGCCGCCGCGAAGCGTCTTGGCGCCCTGCTCGCCCATCACCCAGGCGAGAGCGTCGACCACGTTCGACTTGCCGGAGCCGTTGGGCCCGACGACGCAGGTGACGCCCGGCTCGAAGGCGAAAGTCGTCGGCGTGGCGAACGACTTGAAGCCCTTGAGCGTCAGACTCTTCAGATACACGCAGGTGAATCTACCCGACCCCCGCGCTCTCCCCCGTCCCCCCTGCCGCCGAGGACGCGAAAAGTGCGCCGTTCCGGGCGGAGACGGCGCACTTTCCGTGCGTTCAGGGGCTGCCGGGCGTCAGCCGACGCCGAGGTAGGCCTCCTTGATGGCGGGATCGGCGAGCAGTTCGCGGCCGGTGCCCGAGCGCGTGATGCTCCCGGTCTCCAGCACGAACGCGCGGTTGGCGCGCGCGAGCGCCTGGTTGGCGTTCTGCTCCACCAGCAGGACGGTGGTGCCCTGCTTGTTGATCTCGGTGATGATCGAGAAGATCTGCCGGATGAACTGCGGGGCCAGCCCCATCGAGGGCTCGTCCAGCAGCAGCAGCCGCGGGTTCGACATCAGCGCGCGCCCGATCGCAAGCATCTGCTGCTCGCCTCCGGACATCGTGCCGCCGACCTGCGTCTTGCGTTCGGCCAGGCGCGGGAACAGCGAGAACACCCGCTCGAAGTCCGGACCCATGTTGGACCGGTCCTTGCGGCCGAACGCGCCCATGTCGAGGTTCTCCATCACCGTCATGCCCGGGAAGATCCCCCGGCCCTCCGGCGCCTGGGAGATGCCGCGGACGACGCGGATGTGCGCCTTCATCTTGGTGATGTCCTGGCCGTCGAACAGGATGGAGCCCTTCGACGGGTTCAAGATGCCCGAGATGGTCTTCATGGTGGTCGACTTGCCCGCGCCGTTCGCGCCGATCAGGCTGACGATCTCGCCCTCCTCGACGGAGAACGACATGTCGTGGATGGCCTCGATGCGCCCGTACGCGACGCTGATGTTCTTCAGTTCAAGCAACGTCATCTTCGGGCTCCCCGAGGTAGGCGGCGATCACGCGCGGGTCGTTCCGGATGGCGTCGGGCACGTCGTCGGCCAGCTTGCGGCCGAACTCCAGCACCACGATGCGGTCCGTCACGCCCATGACCAGCTTCATGTCGTGTTCGATGAGGAGGACGGTGTACCCGTCGGCGCGGATCGTCCGGATGAGGTCCATCAGGTCCTCCTTCTCCGCCGGGTTGAAGCCGGCGGCCGGCTCGTCCAGGCAGAGCACTTTGGGATCCGTCGCCAGCGCCCGCGCGATCTCCAGGCGGCGCTGCGACCCGTAGGGCAGCGACCGGGAGAGGTCGGCGGCGTGGTCCGCGATGCCCACGAACTCGAGCAGGGCCATGCCGCGCTCGATCGAGGACTTCTCCTCCCGCGTGTGCCGGGGCAGCCGCAGCAGCGCGCCGGGCACCGACGTGCGGTGCCGGGCGTCGAGGCCGACCACCACGTTCTCCAGCGCCGTCATCTCGCCGAACAGGCGGATGTTCTGGAAGGTGCGGGCGAGGCCCAGCCGGGTGATCCTGTGCTGCTTCTGGCCCTTGATCGACGTCCCCTCCAGCAGCACGTCGCCGCTGGTGGGCTTGTAGACGCCGGTCATCGCGTTGAAGCAGGTGGTCTTGCCCGCGCCGTTCGGCCCGATCAGGCCGAGGATCTCGCCGCGGCGGATGTCGAACGAGACGTCGTCGAGGGCCAGGAGGCCGCCGAACTTCACCGTGAGGTTGCGGACCTCCACGATGTTCTCGCCGACCTCGACCGCGATGTCCCGGTCGGGGGCCGCGGCCTCCGCGACGTCGAGGTCGACGCCCGCCGCCTCCAGCTCGTCCTCGTTGTGACCGAGGACCGGCTCCTCCTCCGGGAGCTCCTGGCTCTGTGGTGTGGTGGGTCCGTCGCTCATCGCGCGCCTCCCTTCGCCGCCTCGGCGACTCGTCGATACGCGTGCCGGCCGTAGGCCAGGAGCTTCTGCCGCGCCGGGAACAGGCCCTGCGAGCGGAAGATCATGATGAGCACGAGTGCGATTCCGAAGATCAGGTACTTGTAGTCCGCGATCGCGGTGAACCGCAGCGGGATGTACGCCACGATCGCGCCGCCGATCATCGCGCCGACCTTGTTGCCCGCGCCGCCGAGCACGACGGCCGCGAGGAACAGGATCGACGTCTGGACGTCGAACTTCTGGTTGTTGACGAAGCCGACCTGCCCGGCGAACAGCGCACCGGAGAGGCCGCCGACGCCGGCGCCGATCGCGAACGCCCACACCTTGTACTTGAAGGTGGGCACGCCCATGATCTCTGCGGCGTCCTCGTCCTCCCGGATGGCGATCCACGCGCGGCCCACGCGGCT is a window from the Leifsonia shinshuensis genome containing:
- a CDS encoding ABC transporter ATP-binding protein is translated as MTLLELKNISVAYGRIEAIHDMSFSVEEGEIVSLIGANGAGKSTTMKTISGILNPSKGSILFDGQDITKMKAHIRVVRGISQAPEGRGIFPGMTVMENLDMGAFGRKDRSNMGPDFERVFSLFPRLAERKTQVGGTMSGGEQQMLAIGRALMSNPRLLLLDEPSMGLAPQFIRQIFSIITEINKQGTTVLLVEQNANQALARANRAFVLETGSITRSGTGRELLADPAIKEAYLGVG
- a CDS encoding ABC transporter ATP-binding protein is translated as MSDGPTTPQSQELPEEEPVLGHNEDELEAAGVDLDVAEAAAPDRDIAVEVGENIVEVRNLTVKFGGLLALDDVSFDIRRGEILGLIGPNGAGKTTCFNAMTGVYKPTSGDVLLEGTSIKGQKQHRITRLGLARTFQNIRLFGEMTALENVVVGLDARHRTSVPGALLRLPRHTREEKSSIERGMALLEFVGIADHAADLSRSLPYGSQRRLEIARALATDPKVLCLDEPAAGFNPAEKEDLMDLIRTIRADGYTVLLIEHDMKLVMGVTDRIVVLEFGRKLADDVPDAIRNDPRVIAAYLGEPEDDVA